From a single Wenzhouxiangella sp. XN24 genomic region:
- a CDS encoding efflux RND transporter periplasmic adaptor subunit: MSCAPLHSRRRAPGVAAPVALVVVAAMLMPGCEQPGAPEPAQASQAVSVVRAEAVETAVTSVVPGIVRPVRRARMSTRQAGHVDRVLVKAGDAVAAGQEILRVDARDLEAAREAAMRQLEAAREAREQAVLNRERFRRLYARSLVAKVQLEERELQAERAAGVLERARAELESIEINLDYAVIQAPFDGVVSEVLAETGTFAAPGVPLVILEDRSQLEVDAGIDQEAAARVTPGDRLQMRVVGHDGAVSGRVVAVLSALRDTGVGLRLRLAIESPPAGISPGMVAEIRLPAGEPAAQAVSVPAEAVLRRGQLDGLFVVAEDDAGQLRAQLRWISLATGRDLAERVVVTRGLRAGERVVIGDAVGQLADAQAVTVAR, encoded by the coding sequence GTGAGCTGCGCGCCGCTGCACTCGCGCCGCCGGGCCCCCGGGGTCGCGGCTCCCGTGGCGCTCGTGGTCGTGGCCGCGATGCTGATGCCCGGCTGCGAGCAGCCCGGGGCGCCGGAACCCGCGCAGGCATCGCAGGCCGTCAGCGTGGTTCGCGCGGAAGCCGTCGAGACAGCGGTGACATCCGTCGTGCCGGGGATCGTCCGGCCCGTGCGTCGGGCGCGAATGAGCACGCGCCAGGCCGGCCATGTAGACCGCGTGCTGGTCAAGGCGGGCGATGCGGTTGCGGCGGGGCAGGAAATTCTGCGCGTGGACGCACGTGACCTCGAGGCGGCGCGCGAGGCCGCGATGCGTCAGCTCGAGGCGGCCCGCGAGGCCCGCGAACAGGCCGTTCTCAACCGGGAGCGCTTCCGGCGCCTGTATGCCCGCTCGCTGGTCGCGAAGGTCCAGCTCGAGGAACGCGAGTTGCAGGCCGAGCGTGCCGCCGGGGTCCTCGAGCGGGCGAGGGCGGAGTTGGAAAGTATCGAGATCAATCTCGACTATGCCGTGATCCAGGCGCCGTTCGACGGCGTCGTCAGCGAGGTGCTGGCGGAGACCGGGACCTTCGCGGCACCCGGGGTGCCCCTGGTGATACTGGAAGACCGGTCGCAGCTGGAGGTGGATGCCGGGATCGACCAGGAGGCGGCGGCGCGGGTGACGCCCGGCGACCGGCTGCAGATGCGCGTGGTCGGGCATGATGGCGCGGTCAGCGGCCGGGTGGTTGCGGTCCTGTCGGCGTTGCGCGACACGGGCGTCGGGTTGCGCTTGCGCCTGGCTATCGAATCCCCGCCCGCGGGGATTTCCCCCGGCATGGTCGCGGAGATTCGCCTGCCTGCGGGCGAGCCGGCCGCACAGGCTGTGAGTGTCCCCGCGGAAGCGGTGTTGCGCCGCGGGCAACTCGACGGGCTGTTCGTCGTGGCGGAGGACGACGCGGGCCAGTTGCGGGCGCAGTTGCGCTGGATCAGCCTCGCGACAGGGCGCGACCTTGCGGAACGGGTCGTGGTGACCCGCGGCCTGCGGGCCGGAGAACGGGTAGTGATCGGCGACGCCGTCGGCCAGCTGGCTGACGCACAAGCCGTCACCGTCGCGCGTTGA
- a CDS encoding TolC family protein has protein sequence MSMLTAFALCAAGQALATGAMGGAEGRGHETPLSLARALEMAQAQNPQLLVLRARQAGAEGRLLSTRQGILPSISFDATYLRGEFGLLENVPTIEPGVPPGIGWRDVNPVEGNAVGVQVVQPLVNFGAWEARRQAGRQEDAARLSVQRAEDEVTVATVAAYYGIRSAQRQVTAERRGLRAARRGLARAKGALEEGLVSPLDVLQARTRVADMRARVAVAESRVTLAESRLRLVLGLEETPSWVLTDEVPRPPATLPAPATVSPVEQRSDVRAAEEIVRAAEAGVRRARAAYLPEISLVGRYQRTDLGRPLDLDETDWVVGIRLGWSVFSGFGQAGRLDEAQAVERQANAEWRALRQQGQAQIRDNYAEWHAQRIGWQSASRGVADAEAALALVESRYAEGLDDMTTLLQAQAEALGAWTREIVARYNAVLAAQRYRLATDAVEAGRWRP, from the coding sequence ATGTCGATGCTGACCGCCTTCGCGCTGTGTGCGGCGGGCCAGGCCCTCGCGACCGGGGCGATGGGCGGAGCCGAAGGCCGGGGACACGAGACGCCGCTGTCGCTGGCTCGTGCCCTCGAAATGGCACAGGCACAGAACCCGCAGTTGCTGGTATTGCGTGCACGCCAGGCCGGCGCCGAAGGGCGCCTGCTCAGCACGCGCCAGGGAATTCTGCCCTCGATCAGCTTCGATGCGACCTACCTCAGGGGCGAATTCGGGCTCCTTGAGAATGTGCCGACGATCGAACCCGGCGTGCCGCCGGGGATCGGCTGGCGGGACGTCAATCCGGTTGAAGGGAACGCGGTCGGCGTGCAGGTCGTGCAGCCGCTGGTCAATTTCGGCGCCTGGGAGGCGCGGCGCCAGGCCGGTCGGCAGGAAGATGCCGCCCGCTTGAGTGTGCAGCGGGCCGAGGACGAAGTGACGGTGGCCACGGTCGCCGCGTACTACGGGATCCGCAGCGCCCAGCGGCAAGTGACGGCGGAAAGGCGGGGCCTGCGGGCGGCCCGGCGCGGGCTGGCCCGGGCCAAAGGTGCCCTGGAAGAGGGGCTGGTGTCGCCGCTGGACGTCCTGCAGGCGCGCACGCGGGTCGCCGACATGCGTGCCCGCGTGGCCGTGGCCGAGAGCCGGGTGACCCTTGCGGAATCACGGCTGAGGCTGGTGCTGGGACTGGAGGAGACGCCGAGCTGGGTGCTCACCGACGAGGTACCGCGGCCGCCCGCCACGTTGCCGGCCCCTGCGACCGTGTCACCGGTCGAGCAACGCAGCGATGTCCGCGCCGCCGAGGAAATCGTTCGCGCCGCCGAGGCCGGCGTGCGACGCGCGCGGGCCGCCTACCTGCCGGAGATCAGCCTGGTGGGGCGCTACCAGAGAACGGACCTGGGGCGGCCCCTGGACCTGGACGAGACGGACTGGGTGGTCGGCATTCGCCTGGGGTGGAGCGTCTTCTCCGGCTTCGGCCAGGCAGGACGGCTGGACGAGGCGCAGGCGGTGGAACGGCAGGCGAACGCGGAGTGGCGCGCACTGCGCCAGCAGGGCCAGGCCCAGATCCGTGACAACTATGCCGAGTGGCACGCCCAGCGCATCGGCTGGCAAAGCGCGTCCCGCGGCGTGGCGGATGCGGAGGCGGCCCTCGCGCTCGTCGAGAGTCGCTATGCGGAGGGGCTCGACGACATGACCACGCTCCTGCAGGCCCAGGCGGAGGCGCTGGGTGCCTGGACCCGCGAGATCGTGGCCCGCTACAACGCGGTGCTGGCTGCACAACGCTATCGACTGGCCACGGATGCCGTCGAGGCCGGACGGTGGCGGCCGTGA
- a CDS encoding protein-L-isoaspartate(D-aspartate) O-methyltransferase: MKDLERARDRMVDVHLARRGIRDPAVLDAMRSVPREAFVEPGYEEFAYEDSPLPIGERQTISQPYIVAFMIEAAELGPEDTVLEVGAGSGYAAAVMSRIAAKVHAIERLPALGEKAANRCARLGYDNVAVRIADGTLGWADAAPFDAILVAAGGPAVPEHLKQQLAVGGRLVIPVGEMGMHQVLVRVRRTSETEFEEEKLASVRFVPLIGEQGWSENGERGASNHAPGHARKRSVPELIAESAEPLPEFDDPAFGALFDRFADSRVVLLGEASHGTSEFYRARAAITKRLVTEHGFDIIAVEADWPDAAAVDRHVRHRPFRPGTEAPFQRFPTWMWRNTDVEDLVEWLRKHNAGIPGLSARTGFYGLDIYNMNGSIQAVLAYLDEVDPEAAAVARERYGCLTPWQKDPATYGRAVLSAGYEKCEQVVVEQCRDLLERRLEYIARDGEEFLDATQNARLVAAAERYYRIMYYGGAASWNLRDTHMFETLENLLAARGEESRAVVWAHNSHIGDARYTDMGVARDQLNIGQLCREKFGDAAALIGFGTHAGTVAAADDWDGDMEVKRVRPSHAESYERLCHDAGIERFLLDLRAGHGAAARGALMNPRLQRFIGVIYRPETELMSHYSDTRLPRQYDAYVWFDQTSAVTPLGPRHAKPGAPETYPFGL; this comes from the coding sequence ATGAAAGACCTGGAACGCGCTCGTGATCGCATGGTCGACGTGCATCTCGCGCGCCGGGGAATCCGCGACCCCGCAGTGCTCGACGCGATGCGCAGCGTGCCGCGCGAGGCCTTCGTCGAGCCGGGCTACGAAGAGTTCGCGTACGAGGATTCGCCGCTGCCCATCGGCGAACGCCAGACGATCTCTCAGCCTTATATCGTCGCCTTCATGATCGAGGCGGCCGAGCTCGGCCCGGAGGATACCGTGCTCGAAGTAGGCGCGGGCTCCGGGTATGCCGCCGCCGTGATGAGCCGTATCGCCGCAAAGGTCCATGCCATCGAGCGGCTCCCCGCGCTCGGTGAAAAAGCGGCGAATCGCTGTGCAAGGCTCGGCTATGACAACGTGGCCGTGCGTATCGCCGACGGCACGCTCGGCTGGGCGGATGCGGCGCCCTTCGATGCGATCCTGGTGGCGGCTGGCGGCCCTGCCGTGCCCGAGCATCTGAAGCAGCAGCTCGCCGTGGGCGGACGACTGGTGATCCCGGTGGGTGAAATGGGCATGCACCAGGTCCTGGTGCGGGTGCGGCGAACGAGCGAGACCGAGTTCGAGGAAGAAAAGCTGGCTTCGGTGCGTTTCGTGCCGCTGATCGGCGAACAGGGCTGGAGCGAAAACGGCGAGCGCGGGGCGAGCAACCACGCGCCCGGCCACGCCCGCAAGCGCAGCGTGCCGGAGCTCATCGCGGAGTCGGCGGAGCCCCTGCCGGAATTCGATGACCCGGCCTTCGGTGCCCTGTTCGACCGCTTTGCGGACAGCCGCGTCGTGCTGCTAGGAGAAGCCTCGCACGGCACTTCCGAGTTCTACCGGGCGCGCGCGGCGATCACGAAACGGCTGGTCACCGAGCACGGTTTCGACATCATCGCGGTGGAAGCCGACTGGCCGGATGCGGCGGCCGTCGATCGTCACGTGCGGCATCGTCCGTTCCGGCCCGGCACCGAGGCGCCGTTCCAGCGTTTTCCGACCTGGATGTGGCGCAACACGGATGTAGAGGACCTGGTCGAATGGCTGCGGAAACATAATGCGGGCATCCCTGGGTTGTCCGCGAGGACCGGTTTTTACGGCCTCGACATCTACAACATGAATGGCTCGATCCAGGCAGTGCTGGCCTATCTCGACGAGGTCGATCCGGAAGCGGCCGCCGTGGCGCGGGAGCGCTATGGTTGCCTGACGCCCTGGCAGAAAGATCCCGCGACTTATGGTCGCGCCGTGCTCAGTGCCGGCTACGAGAAATGCGAGCAGGTCGTGGTCGAGCAATGCCGTGACCTCCTGGAGCGGCGCCTCGAGTACATCGCGCGTGACGGCGAGGAGTTTCTCGACGCCACGCAGAACGCCCGCCTGGTCGCCGCGGCCGAACGGTACTACCGGATCATGTATTACGGCGGCGCGGCTTCCTGGAACCTGCGCGATACGCACATGTTCGAGACGCTGGAGAACCTGCTGGCAGCACGGGGCGAGGAATCCAGGGCGGTGGTCTGGGCCCACAACTCGCACATCGGCGACGCCCGCTACACGGACATGGGCGTAGCGCGCGACCAGCTGAATATCGGCCAGCTCTGTCGCGAGAAGTTCGGCGACGCAGCGGCGCTGATCGGCTTCGGCACCCACGCGGGGACGGTGGCGGCCGCGGACGACTGGGACGGCGACATGGAAGTGAAACGGGTGCGGCCTTCGCATGCCGAGAGCTACGAACGGTTGTGCCATGACGCCGGCATCGAGCGGTTCCTGCTCGATCTGCGGGCGGGACACGGCGCCGCAGCGCGGGGCGCGCTGATGAATCCGCGCCTGCAGCGCTTCATCGGGGTCATTTATCGACCGGAAACCGAATTGATGAGCCACTACTCGGATACGCGACTCCCGCGGCAATACGACGCCTATGTCTGGTTCGACCAGACTTCGGCCGTCACGCCGCTGGGCCCCCGGCATGCCAAGCCTGGGGCGCCGGAGACTTATCCGTTCGGGCTTTAG
- the aceA gene encoding isocitrate lyase, whose translation MTRLSADEIKKDWNENPRWKGVTRPYAPEDVTRLRGTVDIEYSLARQGAEKLWGYLHEKPFVNALGALTGNQAMQQVKAGLNAIYLSGWQVAGDANLAGEMYPDQSLYPANSVPAVVRRINRTLLRADQLHHAEGDDSIDWMQPIVADAEAGFGGVLNAFELMKDMIDAGASGVHFEDQLSSAKKCGHMGGKVLVPTSEAVSKLAAARLAADVCGVPTLLVARTDADAANLLTSDIDERDAPFITGERTSEGFFRVNAGIDQAIARGLAYAPLADLVWCETSVPDLGMAKKFAEAMHKEFPGQMLAYNCSPSFNWKRHLDDATIAKFQKELGAMGYKFQFITLAGFHALNYSMFTLAKGYKESQMKAYVELQEAEFASEKDGYTATKHQREVGAGYFDAVTQVVTAGQSSLSALAGSTEEEQFAKSS comes from the coding sequence ATGACACGCCTTTCGGCTGACGAGATCAAGAAGGACTGGAACGAGAACCCCCGCTGGAAGGGCGTTACCCGTCCGTATGCACCCGAGGACGTGACCCGTCTCCGCGGTACCGTGGACATCGAGTATTCGCTCGCCCGCCAGGGTGCCGAGAAGCTGTGGGGCTACCTGCATGAAAAGCCTTTCGTCAATGCGCTCGGCGCGTTGACCGGCAACCAGGCGATGCAGCAGGTGAAGGCCGGCCTGAACGCCATTTACCTTTCGGGCTGGCAGGTGGCGGGCGACGCCAACCTGGCCGGTGAGATGTACCCCGACCAGTCGCTTTATCCGGCCAACTCGGTGCCGGCCGTCGTGCGCAGGATCAACCGCACCCTGCTGCGGGCCGACCAGCTGCACCATGCGGAGGGTGACGACAGCATCGACTGGATGCAGCCGATCGTGGCGGACGCCGAGGCCGGTTTCGGTGGCGTGCTCAACGCCTTCGAGCTGATGAAGGACATGATCGACGCCGGGGCATCGGGCGTGCATTTCGAGGACCAGCTGTCCTCGGCCAAGAAGTGCGGTCACATGGGCGGCAAGGTGCTGGTGCCCACCAGCGAGGCCGTCAGCAAGCTGGCGGCGGCGCGGCTCGCGGCCGACGTCTGCGGCGTGCCGACCCTGCTCGTGGCGCGCACCGACGCCGATGCGGCCAACCTGCTGACGTCGGATATCGACGAGCGTGACGCCCCCTTCATCACCGGGGAGCGCACTTCCGAGGGCTTCTTCCGTGTGAACGCCGGGATCGACCAGGCCATCGCCCGCGGCCTCGCCTACGCGCCGCTGGCCGACCTGGTGTGGTGCGAGACTTCCGTGCCGGACCTCGGCATGGCGAAGAAATTCGCGGAGGCCATGCACAAGGAATTCCCGGGCCAGATGCTGGCCTACAACTGCTCGCCGTCGTTCAACTGGAAGCGGCACCTTGACGACGCCACGATCGCCAAGTTCCAGAAGGAGCTCGGGGCGATGGGCTACAAGTTCCAGTTCATCACCCTGGCCGGCTTCCACGCCCTGAACTACAGCATGTTCACGCTGGCCAAGGGCTACAAGGAAAGCCAGATGAAGGCCTATGTGGAGCTGCAGGAGGCGGAGTTCGCCAGCGAGAAGGACGGCTACACGGCCACCAAGCACCAGCGCGAGGTCGGCGCCGGCTACTTCGATGCCGTCACCCAGGTCGTGACTGCCGGACAGTCTTCGCTCAGCGCCCTCGCGGGATCGACCGAAGAGGAGCAGTTCGCCAAGAGCAGCTGA